In the genome of Streptomyces racemochromogenes, one region contains:
- a CDS encoding TAXI family TRAP transporter solute-binding subunit, with protein sequence MPLVPPRISRRRLLLGLVAVLAVLGGLLWWPKPFWEPELKGGLTFSTGVRTGVYHRYGQLLEGALAQDMPGVKVRLEPSEGSQQNLQRVAAGQADFTIATADAVSKYRADGKPGADRLRGCARLYDDYVQLVVPAGSPVQSVRDLRGKRVAVGQDGSGVRLVSERLLKAAKLDPRKDISPVGIGIDTMPAELEAGRIDAFFWSGGLPTNAVHELSERFDIRLVQLGDLVEQLQASGSPARYYRAAVMPQDAYARARNTSAVATLAVPNLLVTREDTGTELTEQFTRTVILSRDRIGHEVHAAQLVDLRTAIYTDPLDLHEGARRYYRSVKP encoded by the coding sequence ATGCCCCTCGTACCTCCCCGCATCAGCCGGCGCCGCCTCCTCCTGGGCCTGGTCGCCGTACTGGCCGTGCTCGGGGGGCTGCTGTGGTGGCCGAAGCCCTTCTGGGAGCCGGAGCTCAAGGGCGGGCTGACCTTCAGCACGGGGGTGCGTACCGGTGTGTACCACCGCTACGGGCAGCTGCTGGAGGGGGCGCTCGCGCAGGACATGCCGGGCGTCAAGGTGCGTCTGGAGCCCAGCGAGGGTTCGCAGCAGAACCTCCAGCGGGTCGCCGCCGGGCAGGCCGACTTCACGATCGCCACGGCGGACGCGGTGTCCAAGTACCGGGCCGACGGGAAGCCGGGCGCCGACCGGCTGCGCGGCTGCGCACGGCTCTACGACGACTACGTGCAGCTGGTGGTGCCGGCGGGCTCGCCCGTGCAGTCGGTCCGCGACCTGCGGGGCAAGCGGGTCGCGGTGGGGCAGGACGGCTCCGGGGTCAGGCTGGTCTCGGAACGGCTGCTGAAGGCGGCCAAGCTGGATCCGCGCAAGGACATCAGCCCCGTCGGGATCGGCATCGACACCATGCCCGCCGAGCTGGAGGCGGGGCGGATCGACGCCTTCTTCTGGTCGGGCGGGCTCCCGACGAACGCCGTGCACGAGCTGTCGGAGCGCTTCGACATCCGGCTCGTGCAGCTGGGCGACCTGGTCGAGCAGCTCCAGGCCAGCGGCAGCCCGGCCCGGTACTACCGCGCCGCGGTGATGCCGCAGGACGCGTACGCGCGGGCCCGCAACACCTCGGCGGTGGCCACGCTGGCGGTGCCGAACCTGCTGGTGACCCGGGAGGACACGGGCACGGAGCTGACCGAGCAGTTCACGCGGACGGTGATCCTCAGCCGGGACCGGATCGGGCACGAGGTGCACGCCGCGCAGCTGGTGGACCTGCGGACGGCGATCTACACGGACCCGCTGGACCTGCACGAGGGGGCCCGGCGGTACTACCGCTCGGTCAAGCCGTAG
- the miaB gene encoding tRNA (N6-isopentenyl adenosine(37)-C2)-methylthiotransferase MiaB, with amino-acid sequence MTSSGDRSTAVVDPKGTYEVRTYGCQMNVHDSERLSGLLEDAGYVRAPEGSDGDADVVVFNTCAVRENADNKLYGNLGRLAPMKTKRPGMQIAVGGCLAQKDRDTIVKKAPWVDVVFGTHNIGKLPVLLERARVQEEAQIEIAESLEAFPSTLPTRRESAYAAWVSISVGCNNTCTFCIVPALRGKEEDRRPGDILAEVEALVAEGVSEITLLGQNVNAYGSDLGDREAFSKLLRACGQIEGLERVRFTSPHPKDFTDDVIAAMAETPNVMPQLHMPLQSGSDPILRAMRRSYRQERFLGIIEKVRAAIPHAAISTDIIVGFPGETEEDFQQTMHVVREARFASAFTFQYSKRPGTPAAEMEGQIPKEVVQDRYMRLVALQEEISWEENKKQVGRTLEVMVAEGEGRKDGATARLSGRAPDNRLVHFTKPDEDVRPGDVVTVEITYAAPHHLLAEGPTQSVRRTRAGDAWEKRNAAPAQPAGVLLGIPSIGVPAPLPPAVSGCAID; translated from the coding sequence ATGACCAGCAGCGGCGACCGGAGCACGGCAGTGGTGGACCCCAAGGGAACTTACGAGGTGCGCACCTACGGGTGCCAGATGAACGTGCACGACTCCGAGCGGCTCTCCGGTCTGCTGGAGGACGCCGGCTACGTCCGCGCGCCCGAGGGCTCCGACGGCGACGCGGACGTGGTCGTCTTCAACACCTGCGCCGTCCGCGAGAACGCCGACAACAAGCTGTACGGCAACCTCGGCCGGCTGGCCCCGATGAAGACGAAGCGCCCCGGCATGCAGATCGCCGTCGGCGGCTGCCTCGCCCAGAAGGACCGCGACACCATCGTCAAGAAGGCCCCCTGGGTCGACGTGGTCTTCGGCACGCACAACATCGGCAAGCTGCCGGTCCTCCTGGAGCGCGCCCGCGTCCAGGAAGAGGCCCAGATCGAGATCGCCGAGTCGCTGGAGGCCTTCCCCTCCACCCTCCCGACCCGCCGCGAGTCCGCGTACGCCGCCTGGGTCTCGATCTCCGTCGGCTGCAACAACACCTGCACCTTCTGCATCGTCCCGGCGCTGCGCGGCAAGGAGGAGGACCGCCGCCCCGGCGACATCCTCGCCGAGGTCGAGGCCCTGGTCGCCGAGGGCGTCTCGGAGATCACCCTGCTCGGCCAGAACGTCAACGCCTACGGCTCCGACCTCGGCGACCGCGAGGCGTTCAGCAAGCTCCTGCGCGCCTGCGGGCAGATCGAGGGCCTGGAGCGGGTCCGCTTCACCTCCCCGCACCCCAAGGACTTCACCGACGACGTCATCGCCGCCATGGCCGAGACCCCGAACGTGATGCCGCAGCTGCACATGCCGCTCCAGTCGGGTTCGGACCCGATCCTGCGGGCAATGCGCCGGTCGTACCGGCAGGAGCGTTTCCTCGGGATCATCGAGAAGGTCCGCGCCGCGATCCCGCACGCCGCGATCTCCACCGACATCATCGTGGGCTTCCCCGGCGAGACCGAGGAGGACTTCCAGCAGACGATGCACGTCGTGCGCGAGGCCCGCTTCGCCAGCGCCTTCACCTTCCAGTACTCCAAGCGCCCCGGCACCCCGGCCGCGGAGATGGAGGGGCAGATCCCCAAGGAGGTCGTCCAGGACCGCTACATGCGCCTGGTCGCCCTCCAGGAGGAGATCTCCTGGGAGGAGAACAAGAAGCAGGTCGGCCGCACCCTGGAGGTCATGGTCGCCGAGGGCGAGGGCCGCAAGGACGGCGCCACCGCCCGGCTGTCCGGCCGCGCGCCCGACAACCGCCTCGTCCACTTCACCAAGCCCGACGAGGACGTCCGCCCCGGCGACGTGGTCACCGTGGAGATCACCTACGCGGCCCCGCACCACCTCCTCGCCGAGGGCCCCACGCAGTCCGTGCGCCGCACCCGCGCCGGGGACGCCTGGGAGAAGCGCAACGCCGCCCCGGCGCAGCCGGCGGGCGTCCTGCTCGGCATCCCGTCCATCGGCGTCCCGGCCCCGCTGCCGCCGGCCGTCTCGGGCTGCGCGATCGACTGA
- the miaA gene encoding tRNA (adenosine(37)-N6)-dimethylallyltransferase MiaA has protein sequence MRNAAPAPRVIAVVGPTAAGKSDLGVALARHFDGEVVNADSMQLYRGMDIGTAKLTLEERGGVPHHLLDIWDVTETASVAEYQRLARAEIDKLLAQGRTPVLVGGSGLYVRGALDAMEFPGTDPEVRARLEEEATLRGPGALHARLAAADPAAAAAILPSNARRIVRALEVIEITGKPFTANLPGHESVYDTVQIGVDVARPELDERIALRVDRMWDDGLVDEVRALEAQGLRDGITASRALGYQQVLAALAGECTEDEAKAETVRATKRFARRQDSWFRRDPRVHWLSGAAADRGELPGLAQSLVERAVTA, from the coding sequence GTGAGGAATGCAGCCCCCGCCCCGCGGGTCATCGCCGTCGTCGGTCCCACCGCGGCCGGAAAGTCCGACCTGGGCGTCGCCCTGGCCCGCCACTTCGACGGCGAGGTCGTCAACGCCGACTCCATGCAGCTCTACCGGGGGATGGACATCGGCACCGCCAAGCTGACGCTCGAGGAGCGCGGCGGGGTCCCGCACCACCTCCTCGACATCTGGGACGTCACCGAGACCGCCAGCGTCGCCGAGTACCAGCGCCTGGCCCGCGCCGAGATCGACAAGCTGCTCGCCCAGGGCCGCACGCCCGTCCTCGTCGGCGGATCCGGCCTCTACGTCCGCGGCGCCCTCGACGCCATGGAGTTCCCCGGCACCGACCCCGAGGTACGGGCCCGGCTGGAGGAGGAGGCCACCCTCCGCGGCCCCGGTGCCCTGCACGCCCGCCTCGCCGCCGCCGACCCGGCCGCCGCCGCCGCGATCCTGCCCAGCAACGCCCGCCGTATCGTCCGCGCCCTGGAAGTCATCGAGATCACCGGCAAGCCCTTCACCGCCAACCTGCCCGGCCACGAGTCCGTCTACGACACCGTCCAGATCGGCGTCGACGTGGCCCGCCCCGAACTCGACGAGCGCATCGCACTGCGCGTGGACCGCATGTGGGACGACGGCCTGGTCGACGAGGTCCGCGCCCTGGAGGCCCAGGGCCTGCGCGACGGCATCACCGCCTCCCGAGCCCTGGGCTACCAGCAGGTACTGGCGGCCCTCGCGGGCGAATGCACCGAGGACGAGGCCAAGGCCGAGACCGTGCGCGCCACCAAGCGCTTCGCCCGCCGCCAGGACTCCTGGTTCCGCCGCGACCCCCGCGTGCACTGGCTCAGCGGAGCCGCCGCCGACCGGGGGGAACTCCCCGGACTCGCGCAGTCGTTGGTCGAACGAGCGGTCACAGCCTGA
- a CDS encoding antitoxin → MGFMDNLKAKLAPAKEKVGDLAQQHEGRIGEGLDKVAKVVDSKTHGKYSARITTGADKAKDALGKIAHKDTPGGPTPPAAP, encoded by the coding sequence ATGGGGTTCATGGACAATCTGAAGGCCAAGCTCGCTCCGGCGAAGGAGAAGGTCGGCGACCTCGCGCAGCAGCACGAGGGCAGGATCGGCGAGGGCCTGGACAAGGTCGCCAAGGTCGTGGACTCCAAGACCCATGGCAAGTACAGCGCCCGGATCACGACCGGCGCGGACAAGGCCAAGGACGCCCTGGGCAAGATCGCGCACAAGGACACCCCCGGCGGGCCGACGCCGCCGGCCGCTCCCTGA
- the dapF gene encoding diaminopimelate epimerase, with product MTHTTLSFLKGHGTENDFVIVPDPDNAVDLPPTAVAALCDRRAGIGADGVLHVVRSAAHPEAAHMADEAEWFMDYRNSDGSVAEMCGNGVRVFARYLQHAGHVEPGDLAVATRGGVKQVHLDKTGDVTVSMGRALLPEGDVTVSVGERTWPARNVNMGNPHAVAFVESLDHAGDLYSPPPFSPASAYPTGVNVEFVVDRGPRHVAMRVHERGSGETRSCGTGACAVAVAAIRRDGADPAETGQPVSYTVDLPGGTLVITEHPDGRVDMTGPAVIVASGEFEAAWLTETAFA from the coding sequence GTGACGCACACCACCCTCTCCTTCCTCAAGGGTCACGGGACCGAGAACGACTTCGTGATCGTCCCCGACCCGGACAACGCCGTCGACCTGCCCCCGACCGCCGTCGCCGCCCTGTGCGACCGCCGGGCCGGCATCGGCGCCGACGGTGTGCTGCACGTGGTCCGCTCCGCCGCCCACCCCGAGGCCGCGCACATGGCCGACGAGGCCGAGTGGTTCATGGACTACCGCAACAGCGACGGCTCCGTCGCCGAGATGTGCGGCAACGGCGTCCGCGTCTTCGCCCGCTACCTCCAGCACGCCGGGCACGTCGAGCCCGGCGACCTCGCCGTCGCCACCCGCGGCGGCGTCAAGCAGGTCCACCTCGACAAGACCGGCGACGTCACCGTCTCCATGGGCCGCGCCCTGCTCCCCGAGGGCGACGTCACCGTCTCCGTCGGCGAGCGCACCTGGCCCGCGCGCAACGTGAACATGGGGAACCCGCACGCCGTCGCGTTCGTTGAAAGTCTCGACCACGCCGGCGACCTGTACAGCCCCCCGCCGTTCAGCCCCGCCTCCGCCTACCCCACGGGGGTCAACGTCGAGTTCGTCGTCGACCGCGGCCCGCGGCACGTCGCCATGCGCGTCCACGAGCGCGGCTCCGGCGAGACCCGTTCCTGCGGCACCGGCGCCTGCGCCGTCGCCGTCGCCGCCATCCGCCGGGACGGAGCCGACCCCGCCGAGACCGGTCAGCCCGTCTCGTACACCGTCGACCTGCCCGGCGGCACCCTCGTCATCACCGAACACCCCGACGGCCGCGTCGACATGACCGGACCCGCCGTCATCGTCGCCTCCGGCGAGTTCGAAGCCGCCTGGCTCACCGAAACGGCTTTCGCCTGA
- a CDS encoding ROK family protein has protein sequence MPRGAAAAAVAGPTVAIDIGGTKIAGALVHPDGAMTAVTRRPTPRGTDADGVMAAVAEVVADLARDPLWGEAVRCGIGSAGPVDTSRGTVSPVNIGAWREFPVQERTAAELAAHGARIPVVLAGDGVAMTAAEHWLGAARGHANALCMVVSTGVGGGLILNNQLHPGPTGNAGHIGHISVAFDGERCVCGGHGCVESLASGTAIARWALAQGWTGPDPTAAGVAASAAAGDPVALAAFDRAGRALAAAIAATATLVETDIAVIGGGVAASGDTLFEPIRRHLASYATLSFVKGLRVVPATLGTHAGLIGAAAAAMMLLPTA, from the coding sequence GTGCCGCGCGGCGCCGCCGCGGCCGCCGTCGCCGGACCGACCGTGGCGATCGACATCGGCGGCACGAAGATCGCCGGGGCGCTGGTCCACCCCGACGGCGCGATGACCGCGGTCACCCGGCGTCCCACCCCGCGCGGGACGGACGCCGACGGGGTCATGGCGGCGGTCGCCGAGGTCGTCGCGGACCTGGCGCGGGACCCCCTGTGGGGGGAGGCCGTCCGCTGCGGCATCGGCAGCGCCGGCCCCGTGGACACCTCGCGGGGCACCGTGAGCCCGGTCAACATCGGGGCCTGGCGGGAGTTCCCCGTGCAGGAGCGGACCGCCGCCGAGCTGGCCGCGCACGGGGCCCGGATCCCGGTCGTCCTGGCCGGCGACGGCGTGGCCATGACGGCCGCCGAGCACTGGCTCGGTGCCGCCCGGGGGCACGCGAACGCCCTGTGCATGGTGGTCTCCACCGGGGTCGGGGGCGGGCTGATCCTGAACAACCAGCTCCACCCCGGTCCCACCGGCAACGCCGGTCACATCGGCCACATCAGCGTCGCGTTCGACGGCGAGCGGTGCGTCTGCGGCGGCCACGGCTGCGTCGAGTCCCTCGCCTCCGGGACCGCCATCGCCCGCTGGGCCCTCGCCCAGGGCTGGACCGGCCCCGACCCCACCGCGGCGGGCGTCGCCGCCTCCGCCGCGGCCGGCGACCCGGTGGCGCTGGCCGCCTTCGACCGGGCCGGGCGGGCCCTGGCCGCGGCCATCGCGGCCACCGCCACCCTGGTCGAGACCGACATCGCGGTGATCGGGGGCGGGGTCGCCGCCAGCGGGGACACCCTCTTCGAACCGATCCGGCGGCACCTGGCCTCGTACGCGACCCTGTCCTTCGTCAAGGGCCTCCGGGTCGTCCCGGCCACCCTCGGCACCCACGCCGGACTGATCGGCGCGGCCGCCGCCGCGATGATGCTGCTGCCTACGGCTTGA
- a CDS encoding glycosyl hydrolase, translating to MHRTLRFGVNYTPARGWFHHWLDFDLAEVGADLDSIAALGLDHVRVFPLWPLFQPNRALIRPRAVEQLVALADAAAARGLDVAVDGLQGHLSSFDFLPSWTRTWHRRNLFTDPETVAAQEEYLRTLAAALAGRPNFLGMTVGNEINQFSGPPHPDPDPVTPEQAGRWLERMLAACERGAPGRPHVHAEYDAAWYQDGHPFTPAQAARLGAATAVHSWVFNGTAQRHGRTGTATEHHAAYLVELSKAWAEDPARPVWLQEVGAPAPLIPPEHAARFTAATLEAALDCPGLWGVTWWCSHDVSRELADFPELEYGLGLLTNDRRPKPAGTVLARVAAAWRGREHRPPVRDTALVLDESRGRSACAPGGPFFEAWAALTARGARPAVVLSDRAEEPDHLVGRGIARVLRVEDVD from the coding sequence ATGCACCGCACCCTGCGCTTCGGCGTCAACTACACCCCGGCACGCGGCTGGTTCCACCACTGGCTGGACTTCGACCTCGCCGAGGTCGGGGCCGACCTCGACTCGATCGCCGCCCTGGGCCTGGACCACGTACGGGTGTTCCCGCTGTGGCCGCTCTTCCAGCCCAACCGCGCGCTGATCCGGCCGCGCGCCGTCGAGCAGCTCGTCGCCCTCGCCGACGCGGCCGCCGCGCGCGGGCTCGACGTCGCCGTGGACGGCCTCCAGGGACACCTGTCGAGCTTCGACTTCCTGCCCTCCTGGACGCGGACCTGGCACCGGCGGAACCTCTTCACCGACCCGGAGACCGTCGCGGCACAGGAGGAGTACCTGCGCACCCTCGCCGCCGCCCTGGCCGGCCGGCCGAACTTCCTCGGGATGACGGTGGGCAACGAGATCAACCAGTTCTCGGGCCCCCCTCACCCCGACCCCGACCCCGTCACCCCCGAGCAGGCCGGACGCTGGCTGGAGCGGATGCTCGCCGCCTGCGAGCGGGGCGCCCCGGGACGGCCGCACGTGCACGCCGAGTACGACGCCGCCTGGTACCAGGACGGGCACCCCTTCACCCCGGCCCAGGCGGCCCGGCTGGGCGCGGCCACCGCCGTGCACTCGTGGGTGTTCAACGGCACCGCGCAGCGCCACGGCCGGACCGGGACGGCCACCGAGCACCACGCGGCGTACCTGGTCGAGCTGTCGAAGGCCTGGGCCGAGGACCCGGCGCGCCCGGTGTGGCTCCAGGAGGTCGGGGCGCCGGCGCCGCTGATCCCCCCGGAGCACGCCGCGCGGTTCACGGCCGCCACGCTGGAGGCCGCCCTGGACTGCCCCGGGCTGTGGGGGGTGACCTGGTGGTGCTCGCACGACGTGTCCCGGGAGCTCGCGGACTTCCCGGAGTTGGAGTACGGCCTGGGCCTGCTGACCAACGACCGCCGGCCCAAGCCCGCCGGGACCGTCCTGGCCCGCGTCGCGGCGGCCTGGCGGGGCCGCGAACACCGCCCGCCCGTACGCGACACCGCGCTCGTCCTGGACGAGTCCCGCGGCCGCTCGGCCTGCGCCCCGGGCGGCCCGTTCTTCGAAGCCTGGGCCGCCCTGACGGCGCGGGGCGCCCGCCCGGCGGTGGTCCTGTCCGACCGGGCCGAGGAGCCGGACCACCTTGTGGGCCGGGGCATCGCCCGGGTGCTCCGCGTCGAGGACGTGGACTGA
- a CDS encoding RelA/SpoT family protein codes for MSAEATNPEAHAEMRPELRRRGRSRLDLRRLGRAALLGPTSRDRLPDAIGHVAEAHRAHHPDADLSILRKAYLLAEHSHRGQMRKSGEPYITHPLAVTLILAELGAETTTLTASLLHDTVEDTDVTLEQVREEFGDEVCFIVDGVTKVEKIDYGAAAEPETFRKMLVATGNDVRVMSIKLADRLHNMRTLGVMRPEKQARIAKVTRDVLIPLAERLGVQALKTELEDLVFAILHPEEYEHTRALIAARAGQDDPLAAIADSVRTVLRDAGIAAEVQVRPRHFVSLHRISRQRGELRGSDFGRILVLVAENADCYGVLGELHTCFTPVVSEFKDFIAVPKFNLYQSLHTAVAVPEGYVAEVIVRTRQMHRVAEAGVVALGNPYATAEAAAADCDEERVDPTRPGWLSRLLDWQQSAPDPDTFWSVLRAELAQDREITVFRADGGTLGLPAGASCIDAAYAQHGEAAHGCIGARVNGRLTSLSSPLSDGDTVQLLLAQDASSGPAADWLDHARTPAARIAIGSWLQTHPDGPGPATAAPRAPLSVPGLRGGGGNAVADLPDAHVRLAGCCTPVPPDAVAGFLVRGGAVTVHREHCPAVAQMRSLGRTSVAVHWRATADCRVTLTAESFGRPHLLADLTEAIARLGVEVVSATVEPPVEQRVHHSYTLQLPDAAVLPALMRAMRDVPGVYDVSRV; via the coding sequence ATGAGTGCAGAGGCCACGAACCCCGAAGCACATGCCGAGATGCGCCCTGAGCTGCGCAGACGAGGCCGTAGCCGACTAGATCTGCGCCGCCTGGGACGTGCGGCCCTGCTCGGGCCCACATCCCGCGACCGCCTGCCCGACGCCATCGGGCACGTAGCAGAAGCCCACCGTGCCCACCATCCGGACGCCGACCTGTCCATCCTGCGGAAGGCCTACCTGCTCGCGGAGCACTCCCACCGCGGCCAGATGCGCAAGAGCGGTGAGCCGTACATCACACATCCGCTCGCCGTCACCCTCATCCTCGCCGAACTCGGCGCCGAGACCACCACCCTGACGGCCTCTCTGCTGCACGACACCGTCGAGGACACCGATGTGACCCTCGAGCAGGTCCGGGAGGAGTTCGGCGACGAGGTCTGCTTCATCGTCGACGGCGTCACCAAGGTCGAGAAGATCGACTACGGGGCCGCCGCCGAGCCCGAGACCTTCCGCAAGATGCTCGTCGCCACCGGCAACGACGTCCGCGTCATGTCCATCAAACTCGCCGACCGGCTGCACAACATGCGCACCCTCGGCGTGATGCGCCCCGAGAAACAGGCCCGCATCGCCAAGGTCACCCGCGACGTCCTGATCCCGCTCGCCGAACGCCTCGGCGTCCAGGCCCTCAAGACCGAGCTGGAAGACCTCGTCTTCGCGATCCTGCACCCCGAGGAGTACGAGCACACCCGCGCCCTCATCGCCGCCCGCGCCGGCCAGGACGACCCCCTCGCCGCCATCGCCGACTCCGTCCGCACCGTCCTGCGCGACGCCGGCATCGCCGCGGAGGTCCAGGTACGCCCCCGGCACTTCGTCTCCCTCCACCGCATCTCCCGCCAGCGCGGCGAACTGCGCGGCTCCGACTTCGGACGCATCCTCGTCCTCGTCGCCGAGAACGCCGACTGCTACGGGGTGCTCGGCGAACTCCACACCTGCTTCACCCCGGTCGTCTCCGAGTTCAAGGACTTCATCGCCGTACCGAAGTTCAACCTCTACCAGTCGCTGCACACCGCCGTCGCCGTCCCCGAGGGGTACGTCGCCGAGGTCATCGTCCGCACCCGCCAGATGCACCGCGTCGCCGAAGCCGGCGTCGTCGCCCTCGGCAACCCGTACGCCACCGCCGAGGCCGCCGCCGCCGACTGCGACGAGGAACGAGTCGACCCCACCCGCCCCGGCTGGCTCTCCCGCCTCCTCGACTGGCAGCAGTCCGCACCCGACCCCGACACCTTCTGGAGCGTGCTGCGCGCCGAACTCGCCCAGGACCGGGAGATCACCGTCTTCCGCGCCGACGGGGGCACCCTGGGCCTGCCGGCCGGCGCCAGCTGTATCGACGCCGCCTACGCGCAGCACGGCGAGGCGGCCCACGGCTGTATCGGCGCCCGCGTCAACGGGCGCCTCACCTCCCTCTCCTCGCCGCTCTCCGACGGCGACACCGTCCAGCTGCTCCTCGCGCAGGACGCCTCCTCCGGACCCGCCGCCGACTGGCTGGACCACGCCAGGACCCCGGCCGCCCGGATCGCCATCGGCAGCTGGCTCCAGACCCACCCCGACGGCCCCGGCCCCGCCACCGCCGCACCCCGGGCACCGCTGTCCGTGCCGGGGCTGCGCGGCGGCGGGGGCAACGCCGTCGCCGACCTCCCCGACGCGCACGTCCGCCTCGCCGGATGCTGCACCCCGGTACCGCCGGACGCGGTCGCGGGATTCCTCGTACGCGGCGGGGCCGTCACCGTCCACCGGGAGCACTGCCCGGCCGTGGCCCAGATGCGCTCCCTGGGCCGCACCTCGGTCGCCGTGCACTGGAGGGCCACCGCCGACTGCCGGGTCACCCTCACCGCCGAATCGTTCGGGCGCCCGCACCTGCTGGCCGACCTGACCGAGGCCATCGCCCGGCTGGGGGTCGAGGTCGTCTCCGCCACGGTCGAACCGCCCGTCGAACAGCGCGTCCACCACAGCTACACGCTCCAACTGCCCGACGCGGCCGTGCTGCCCGCCCTGATGCGGGCGATGCGCGACGTACCCGGCGTGTACGACGTCAGCCGGGTGTAG